The segment GCTTTGTCGTTGGCCGACGCGTACAACGTAATCGGCAGATCGAGTTGACGGACGATCTGCTCCAGCTCTAAATGGAATTGGCGTCGATCGATATCGGGCGCCGCCAGCACGAGCGAATCGAGCGCCTCGAGGGTTGGCGACTTTTCGGCATACATCTGCCGAAGGCTTTCGTGGACGATTCGTGTTCCCATGCTGTGCCCGATGATATGAATGCGGGTATTCTTGAAAGGATCGCAGATCGTTTTCAGCATCTCCTGGAACGGCGTCGCCGACAGTCGGGCGTTATCTTCATCGGCCAGGTATTGGCTCAGATTGCCGTGCGAAGGCCAAGAGAAAAAGAAGGCTTCGCCATCGATGTCGAGATCAACCTTCAACTGAGCCGTCCGTTTGGCGGCGGCCGCAAACGGCACGTTGTAGCCATGGACGAAGATGAGGATCTCTTCCGGTTCCCCTTTGGCTTTCACTTCGTCGATGATCGTTTCGGGGGAAGTTGGTTCGACCTTGGTCAAAATGAAGTGCTTCTCCGGATCTTCCGGCGCTTTGAAGCCGAGGAACTCGAGCGGCTCGTCGAGGTCGCCGGGCAAGCGGTCGGTCGGAACGGTCACTTCGCACCGCCCCCACGTGAATTTCCCACTTTCGTCGAGGACGTTTCCGAAGTAATTCTCGGGGCTCGATTGCGCGAGCGTCGCCTGGCGATCGACAAGTGGAAACAGAATCGCCGTCAGGACGAGCAGCGTCAGGCAGGCGACTATCACGGAATAGAGCGCTCGCCAGCGGCGGGGAAACTTCGCCAGCGCCATCGCCACAATAAACGACAACAGGGCGACGACGATAAAGACGCCGATCACGTCGGGCCGACTCAGCCAGTTGAAAAGTCGGTCGCGAAACGTGCCGAGACCGCCGCTCGGCAGGCGATTGGTCGCGTACCAGAGTTGCACGGGAAAATAGCCGGCCGGCGCCGGTTCTCTGGCAAAGCCGTACAGGACCATCGGAATCGTATGGACCGAGTTCTCTTTGGTCGTCAGCATCAACTCGTTGTTTTCGCTCACCTCAGCGAAACGGAGCTCCGACATCGGCGGCACCTGGAACGTATGAATCGAACGCCATTCGCCGCTTTGATAGACGGTCGCGACGCCGTCACGCGTGATGGCGAGCAGGTCGCCGCTGGGGAGGAATTTCAGGTACCAGACTTCATCGAACATCCCCAGTCCAATATCGAGCGGCTCCTTATGCACCAGGTCCCAAAACTGGACGCCGCCGAAAGAACTGGCGACCACTGCGATGCGGCGCTGTTTCGAGACGTCGTAGTCCAACAACTCGCCGACCGGCAGCGTGAGAATCTTCTCGCCCGAAGCGACGTCGGCCAGATGAAGCGACTCGCCGTTGGCGTAGGCGGCGAGCGTTAGATCGTCATAGACTTTCAACTTCGCGCCGAAGTCGGGGAACGTCTTGGTCGGCTCGGCCGTCTTGTCGTCGACGTTGATCAGGGCATAGTTTCCCTTTTTGTCGACGACGAGGGCGCGATGACTGAAGGCGGCGAATAATTGCCCCAGCACCGGCGATTGCATGAGCAATTCAGGCTTTGCGGCGTCGTCACGAAGAAGTTGGAGCTCGCCCCCTTTGGATAGTAGGATTGTCCCCGATTGATCGCGGAGCGGCGCCAGATCGGCGATCCGCTCTCCTTCCTTCGTCAGCTTTTCGGGAACCGGATTCTCTGCGCTGGGATTGAAATGAACCACCTCGCCTTGCTCGGAGACGACCAGCGTTTTGTCGAAGCCGACGTCGATGGTGCGAATGATCGGCGCGTTGACCGGGATCTTTACGTGGGTTTCCGTCTGCGCAAACGCCGTCGAAGACTGCGTCCAGAAACAGAGAATCGCAAGGCCAAGTCCCCAGAGTTGCCGTTGCACTGCATTGCTCCCATGCGTTCATCATCCTTCATCGCTGCATTAGCGATTTTTCCCGATTTGGCTGGGAAAAGAAAGTCAGATGTTCCAGGAAGCGTCAAACGGAGCGAACAGCTACTTCGCCGCGTCTTCATAAAGCGGAAGATGACGATGATGCACTTCGAGCGATAGTAAGTTCATCGTCGTTACGTAAATTCGCCCAGCGTAGGCGCCCCAGCGATCAGGAATATCTCCTTCCGGTTCCCAACTGCCGTTGAGCGGACCGTCGACAACTTGCGATTCGACCAGCATCGGCTCGAGCCGGTTGTTCCACGCTTGCCAGTATTCCCCTTTCATGTGAAACATCACCTGCGTCGCGTAATACCAGTAATAGGTATCGCGCTGCGGCGAGGTCCGCGAGCCGTTTTCGGGAAGGTTGGCCAGCAAGTGCTCGGCGCCTTTTTGCATCACCTCGGTGTCGCGGTTAGAGCCCATGTAGAGCCGCATCAGCAGACCTACCGCCGTCATCGTCTTGGAGGGATAACGACCGTGACGTTGCTTCTCATCGTTGACCGCGTCCGGGTTGTAGACGAACAAGGCGCCTCCTTCCGGTTGATACGCAGCGCGAGAGAGCCAGCGATTGATGCCGCTGAACGTTTGCGGGGAAGTGTCGAGCCCGGCAAGTTGACCGCTTTTCAGCGCCATCGTCATCCAGCCGCTGACCGACGTGTCGCCGCCAACTTCGGGTAAGTATCGCCAGGCGCCAACCGTCTTATCTTGCGAGGCGGTAATGAAGTTGATCGCCTTCTGCGATGGGTCGCGTAAATTGGCGTCCTGCGTCATGCCGTACGCTTCGCACAACGCAATTGACGCGATGCCATGACTATAAAGCCACGCGTTGGAGTTCGAGGCTTCATCCATTCGGACGTAGAGGTCGCCGTTTTCCTGCTGGTTTTCGATCAGGAAGTTCAGCCCCTTACGGACTTCGTTTTGATACTTGTCGTCCAAGTGATGGTAGCCGGCGCCCATGAAGGCCAACAGCGCCAAGCCGGTCGCCGCGGTGTCGGAATCCATCTTGGAACGTTCGTGGCTATACGCGGCGGCATGATCGGGCTGCGTCAGCGGGAAGTTCTTCAGGCTCCAACTGCCGTTGGGCATTTGATGTCGCGCGAGAAACGCGAGTCCCCGTTCAATCGCTTCCCGAACTTCCGGCGAAGGACCGTCGGCGCCCTCCCCTCCTTCTTCTTCCCGCATCATCCGGCGACGAAACGCTTCGGTCGGCATCGCGATCGCGGACGAGATCTGCGGCAGGCCTGAGCGAGACGCACGCACCGGGAACTGCGTCATGTTGATCGCAAGCTGCGGCGTGTCGTTGCTTTGCCGACGGGCGACCGTTCCGACCACCGGCGACATCCGATCACCCAAGCCGCCGGCGCCTTCCGCGGCGTTCGCTTTGACGATCGACGAGATCCCGGCGCCACGACGTTCGATGCTGGGCCCGGCCGATCCTGGAGCCAACGATCCGCCAGCCAAGCCGCCGCCGGTTGGAGTTCTGCGAATCGAATCGCCTCCCATGCCAGGCGCGTCGCCGGCGATCATGACCGTGCTTGGTCCGCTCCCCGACCCGCCGCTGCGGCCGAAAGCGCTGCCGCCGCTCGATGCGGTCGCGGCGAGTGATTCGCCAGATCCGCTTTCGCCGCTTCCGGCGCGTGAACCAATCGCACCGCCGGTCAGGCCAGATGTTCCCAGGCCTCCAGTAACTCCATCCGCGGAACCCATCGACGAACCGCCGGGAACGCCGGAGGCTTGTTGACGACCGATCTCGGTCATGCCGCCGTTAGAGCCGGAAGCGAGCTGCGGACCGTCGGCGTTGCCACTGCCGTTGTTGCTCCGCATACCTGCGCCAGCGACTTCTCCTTCGAGCGACGCCGAAGCGCCCGGAGTCAGTCCTCCGCCGGAACGTCCTGACATGCCGCCTGATTGTCCGCCGCCGGTCAGGGCCGATTGCAGCGAAGGAGCGCCATCACTGGAAGCGCGACGGAGCGAACCGTTGGAGGCGATTCGAACGACGCCCAGTTCAACGCCGCCTAACATTTCGCCGGCGGCGCTATCGTCTCCAGCGCCGGCGCCAGCCGAACTGCGGCCGATGCTCGTCGAGGCGCTCGAAAGTTGACTTGGATTGCGGGAGCCGGCTTCGGCGGCGTAATCAAGTTGTTCCGCAAAGAGGGACGCTGCCGGGGACGAGGGAGCACTGCTCGCTTTGGCGATTTGTGCGGCGGAGGCCGGGGCGATCTGGTTGGCGGTCGATGTGGCCGACTCGGCTCGAGTCATAGCGCTGCGTTGCAGCGCGGCGGCGCTGTTGGCGGACGCGACCTGCGACTGCTGTGGGCTCGAAGCGGCTTGCGCGGCGCTGCTACGAGCGCTTGACGTTTGCTGTGCGGAGGGGGCGACTTGCTGATCGGTCATCCGCTGTACGGCGAGGGCTTGCGCCGATGACGAGAGAGTCGGTTCGGCCGACTGACGTTGGAGCGGCGCGCTCGACGCGGCGAGTTGCGGTTGCTGCTGCGACGTATCGCGGCGATTCATTTGCGCGGCGGTCGACGCGGCCGCTTCGACCTGGCTTTCTTGGCGAGACTGCGTCGTCGAGTTTTGTTGACGCGACATCTCGGCGACGGCGGCCGACGTTTGCGGCTGCTGCGGATCGGACTGACGTTGGACTTCGATCTGC is part of the Blastopirellula sediminis genome and harbors:
- a CDS encoding alpha/beta hydrolase, coding for MQRQLWGLGLAILCFWTQSSTAFAQTETHVKIPVNAPIIRTIDVGFDKTLVVSEQGEVVHFNPSAENPVPEKLTKEGERIADLAPLRDQSGTILLSKGGELQLLRDDAAKPELLMQSPVLGQLFAAFSHRALVVDKKGNYALINVDDKTAEPTKTFPDFGAKLKVYDDLTLAAYANGESLHLADVASGEKILTLPVGELLDYDVSKQRRIAVVASSFGGVQFWDLVHKEPLDIGLGMFDEVWYLKFLPSGDLLAITRDGVATVYQSGEWRSIHTFQVPPMSELRFAEVSENNELMLTTKENSVHTIPMVLYGFAREPAPAGYFPVQLWYATNRLPSGGLGTFRDRLFNWLSRPDVIGVFIVVALLSFIVAMALAKFPRRWRALYSVIVACLTLLVLTAILFPLVDRQATLAQSSPENYFGNVLDESGKFTWGRCEVTVPTDRLPGDLDEPLEFLGFKAPEDPEKHFILTKVEPTSPETIIDEVKAKGEPEEILIFVHGYNVPFAAAAKRTAQLKVDLDIDGEAFFFSWPSHGNLSQYLADEDNARLSATPFQEMLKTICDPFKNTRIHIIGHSMGTRIVHESLRQMYAEKSPTLEALDSLVLAAPDIDRRQFHLELEQIVRQLDLPITLYASANDKALMISGQLHDNTRLGDVAPEPVIVPGVETIDCSMINTDFLGHGYYGDSDDLLKDLFQVIRDDRRAEQRFGLILQQLDDKRRYWHLLP